DNA sequence from the Rhizoctonia solani chromosome 14, complete sequence genome:
ATGGCCTTGTTACTTTCAAGGTCAGACTCATGTCCTCCTTCATCACTTAGTTCATGGATTGCTAAGTTGGATATATTTCTGCTCAGATCATTCTGAGCTGCTTGCATGGCCcattgtttgagccagtCATGTAGATCCTCTATGCTCATTTTGCATTCTAGGATCATGTAATAGACatcctcaggagtgaggttgtccacatagccacctaagCCTGATGGCAGTTTGTTTTTCCAGTTTTCAATTTCCAcagccagccattcccttactgttgagattggtatccaccattcaggatcaatttcctcaatgtctagtTGCCActctgccaacttccttgtgtGCTTTAGCACTGGGGCCCTCACTACATCCTCCACAGaggtacccacattacctctacacacaaagaacttggtactttgcattagtttgggttgttttggtgGCTCACTGCCAACCCAGCAGAGGTATCCCCTGATTGGACAGTGTAGGGTTCTTCCAATCCAGTAGCACTTCCATTGTTGAcccattggtatgtaatcAAGGGTTGCTGAGGGATCAAGTAGTTTGGCATAAGCCTTGGATTGTTAGAAGGAGTCACATCTTGTGATGACCTTATGCCAGTCATAGATGTTGGTGATAGGGGGTTGATCATTCCCCATGTCCCAGCCCATGGATGGATCTGGGGGTGCCCATTGATCCAGGTTGTCCCAGGACCAAGGGAACTTGGTCCTGTGCTCACTGGATCTGTCAAGGGGGTAAGAGGTGGCATCTCCAGTTGCCTTGGAGATCCTGGTCTCTGTTCTGATGGCAGGCATGATGTCTTAGTGATGGGAATGGATAAGAAGGTAGTGGTGCCAGTGGTGGTTTGAGATGACTTCCCAGGCATGGGATGCCTTCCTTTATACCCTGGGTTGCCAGGACCCTTATCTTTCTGCTTATCAGACCCTTTATTGCCCTTTGCCCTAGGGTCATGTgatttcctatgttcttcAGTAGAGTGGTTAGTTCTCCCACACACCTCACATTGGATTTCAGTAGACCCTGATTTGTCAGAATTGGATTCACTGTTATTCTCAGCCTCCCAGAGGGCAGACAAGGGAAGTACTTTATCCAGTTGGTCAATTACTTCCTGAGGAATACCATGATCCAGCATTTCCTGTTCCATTTTCAGATGCttgtcaatatgtttctCCAACCTTTTGACTCCCATTATTAGTTCCAGTAAGAATCCATAGACCTTTTTGGTACTTGTAAGGTGGTCATTAGTAATctgtttcttgtttgcctcAGTTTTTGGTGGGTGAGTCTCCTCAgggaatttggcaaagaagtcttcaataaaatcCTTCACTGTCTTATTCCTGGTTGCCTCATCTACcaaaggggtttccttttccctggtGACAGGGTCCTCCAAGGGTGTGTTATTCCCTGGATTCTCATGTCTAGGGTCTAGGCTCCCAGCTGTAGCAAGTTGAAATGGTTCCATATCTGGTTGGTCAGCCTGTTTAGAAGGGGTAATTCCTACTCCTTCCTGATGTCCCTGTTCCATGCCTTGCATAGGAGATGTCAGCTCCATGACATGATCATGTTCAGAGTTATCCAATTGGGGCAAAGTCCCAAATACATGCCTAGGTTGCATCTTGTGGAATCCCATGTTGTTGCAAGAAGGCCAGATAGAGCACTACAATAGTCTCTATTAATTGCAAGTTCCAAGATACACCTATCTTAGTCAGTAAGAGgcaaaatagcgcaacccacaaaggatatctttagctatttgcaaaAGGAAGACAAGAAGTCTCAGCTAGTAAGAGgcaaaatagcgcaacccacagaggaagtctttagctatttgcaagtaaagcagtggacacctagggtcctagtgatgagaagactctgacagtacttcttACCACTAATCAGATAGAAGGATCAGTGGAGatcctttgttgacagttgttgatagttgaatttcaaataaAGCGTGCAGTTGCTCTTTTTTAGGTGTAgcaacacctgcttgtccctataggttgtaagacaagggaaaacaagctggctttctaagcagcttgttctgcccctatatatacctgggcttcacttgggtctatatacatatttcaaataggagcacagcctcaagaagcagtatgagtcaaagaaccatgtggcagtgcctgattagccaatcagatgccaagaaatacactggtgaggtgaggtcttggcagagttggttctatttttagcacatgatTGCATGGAACACTGCTTAAGTATGAGTCATactcttggcatgcacagccacagtataagtatgactcatccaatttccttatatggtaatcctattccccaatctGGCCTGGTTCTACCCAGAGATCAAACACAGccatcatcatgtgattgtggcagtgcaggtaGTACTTGGTGGCTAATCATCCATAACCacagtcatgtgacttgtgGCTGAGTTGAATacttgctgactaagcatttgtcatcatgcttggtcatagttggtttgtcattcatgaattgatcatgtgacatgTTTGCTGATCATCaaagttcagctgactaagcttagtcatccatccatttcatcttctttcctaatttggaaaggggattgccatttttggtaagtctaggttgcttagtctctatttgtcttgaaagtcttcttcaagttatgtctctttcctaattaggaaggtgagttaccatttatggtaatccaaagttgtgttgttgggataatatgttgtgcatcattgatgtaggggcattagtcatccctacatcccctataggcaatacatatacacatatatatgtatatatactgggtataggtaagcagcttgatttcaatgtcataacccatatatggaggggttattaccatatatatccactgtcaaagatatatatggtatatatgatgcacagtgatatattaataatataagttgctgggggacattgcactcccccaccccccttgctgcaggccaatgttaagggagcctgcaggcaaggtctgaatattatattattatagaagagattatgtcatcccaaatctgtagtagttgagtatagtatttgaaaaaggactggagggggggaggtcatgtgacctggacttagagaatatcactaagtctagccatgtcaaccataagtctcctatatgtgggaacttggaggttctgagtgcatatgtgcaagTTTATgtgtgcttgcggtcatgttggcatgcaacatgagtgtgttggaggcttgacaaggtcaggactcatgtaaaggatggagtgggttgtgaCAATTATCACTGGCCATCCATGAAAAAATTTGTCAACTCCTATGTCAGCCATTGTGAAACTTGTATTAGATCAAAGCCAACCAATCAAGCACCTGTGGGTCTATTGAAACCCTTACAAATCCCTGAACAACCTTGGGAGGATATAGCTTATGACACAATTGTTGGATTACCAGTTTCAGAAGGTTTTGATGCTATTCTCACAGTCATTGATTGGTTTTTGAAAATGGTGCActtcattccaacccagTCTACATCATCTGCCATTGATATTGCCAACCTCTTCATAACATATATTTGGAAATTACATGGACTACCAAGGAGTACAGTTTCAGACAGAGGTCTGACTTttaatgccaagtttatCCAACACCTATACCAAAGATTGGACATCAAACCTACTTTCTCCAcagcctaccaccctcaAACAGATGGTCAGACTGAATGCATACAGAGAGAGGCTGAAATCTTCCTTTgtatgtttgggaatcaCTGCCAATCCAATTGGGTATCATTGTTACCTTTAGCAGAGTTTGCTCTAAACAATCTAAAACAAACTTCTAATGGCAAATCTCCTTTCCAAATATGCTATGGATACAATCCAAGGTTCTCAGTTGGCCAGAAATCAGAAGAAATGGTCCCCAATGCAGATGAACATGCAGAATTCTTAGAAAAAGGCTCTGATGAGGTCAAAGCAGCACTTTCCCTAtcacaagaaaggatgaaataTTTCTATGATCAGAGACAtagggaagaagaggaaattcaagtaggagACAAAGGATGGCTTAGTCATTAAAACATATCCACAGACAGACCACCAATTAAACTTAGCCATAAAAAATTGGGACCCTACTTAGTAATTGAAACAATGGGAACACACACATATAAACTACAACTTCCCCACACTATGCACATACACCCAGTGTTCCATATCAATCTTCTAACCAAATTTCATCCTGATCCCCATGGACACAACCCTCTCCAACTTGCGCCAATCATTACAgaggaaggggaagaggagtatGAAGTGGAAAGAATTCTAGATagctgtcctggacacagtcacatgaccagtacaagtggttgcatgctggcccaagcccaaatttggggggtagtaggtgtaatcatgggttgtcagcagaggaataatagggctctatggcttagtggtcaagctggttcagttccagctagttctattttcctctgtttatgacaatagcaaatggaaaggacaTGGCAAAGCCAAGAAGCTCTGGTACTTAGTCAAATGGCATGGATACAACAAATGCAGTAATTCTGTTACACTCCCAAGATTTACACCATCAGAACCagacaatttttctgttatttttagtattttttacggacttgataccttttgttttttaatcacatgaccttggcgcttatcatgccaagatgccgcaccaagatgctgggccaagggtgcttaggagaaatccatgcttctgcgcagcctgcagcactcttcttatttcatttatgtacttcttttctcacacacacagaccttgtagatagcgcccttttgattatatatacagtaggaaaatcacttggagaccccaagtcaattataccttgtctcatactcatcaAGGAGGatacatccagccagctaagtagccagccccagTAGTCAGAGTGCTTACCCCTTTATtgcactcaccacacctccaggcctaaggcccccttgccatCAATGCTcagtagtagaccgccttaagcagcagtaggatagcctagattagttagttagataaacactgtttgtagtagtatggctgTAAGTGCCTGcccattagcaagtacccacattacagtggagTACAACAAATTCTTGGGAACCAATAGATGATGTGGCAAATGCTAAAGAGGCAATACAAGAATTTCACAAGGAACACCCCaatgcagttggagcttgaagagggggtaatgtcatgatgtcctagacgtctgtaaggacgtcgaggaggagggcgcttgcggccggatgtatctaagtaaagaaccgcgtaaggcggcggcaagctatcctacggcgacgaccagctatactacggtgaccaaggccgtaagggcgatgaccagctatgtaactacagcaagaaagccgcttaaggcggtgtggactaagtagctaagtagggttactgggcttaaggccctcgtacagtgatggggatgcaacaagaggtaatcgacctgggtgttaccatggtcggttggcctccttatatattctacagacaagctatttacaattacattatatccaataccgtatcaaataagaaccctgctccgcagtcgtccttactcatgcatacgtgtcactgacgtgtcataatgatgtcatcaggtggaggtggctacgtgtgctgaggtaagcgcgggtggggacgtggctcggcgcttagcgtatggtataagcgccaatgtcacgtgattgaaaatgttctccgatTGCCTTCGTtcaaattcgagaaattgggaataaattccctggtatcgattgtgtctacgacactgccccccctctaagggccttggcagcgccgagggccttcttcttcatctctttctcaaaattttttaggattttttcggcgttcttgaggttttcccttggttcccaagtgttctcctctgatccatagcccttccattttaccctaaagaaccatttcccgtccctttcttccatatCCGTGATCCCTTcgacctcgtattcttcttctccatccacggtgactggtggaggGCGATTTTCGAAGGCGCGTTTAtcatcccttttgaccttagaCAGGAGCCCcacgtagaatacgttgtggatgCGCATGGTTGGAGGTAGTTCAAGCCGGTAagcgcggtcggagatttttttGGTAACCTTGAACGGCCCTAAGCGTTGCTCTGTTAGCTTTGGgctcagggttttgaggttcACGTTCCTGGCGTCAAGCCATGCCTCTTCTCCGACTTCGAATTCTATTGGGCTCCCATTTTCTCCGGCTATCATttgttgcttagattgccggagggcggattccacttccttccattgggtttccattgtttgggcaaggTCATTTGCTTCCGGGACGTCTGTAggtacgttggatggggttaaggtaggttcccatccatacaatGCTTTGAAGGGGGTTTTACCCGTGCTACTGTgtacggcattgttgtatgcaaactccgccatagGGAGCCATTTAGCccagtcccgttgattgacccctgaataagccctgaggaagtgttcgaTAGAGGGGTTGACCCGTTCCGTTTGCCCGtcgctctgggggtggtacgccgatgagaagtgtgggtcaatgccaaggcgtttgtacagggccCGTAAGAACTTGTTATTGAAAACCCTGCCTCTGTCCAATATAGTCTTCTCCGGCATCCCATggcgtttccatacatgtTCCAGGAACAACTCCGCAAGTTcgggtgccttgagttttttGGAACACTTAACAAAGatgccatacttggtgaagctgtccacTATGACCAGGATGGAGTCGTTGCTCCCGTCCTTAGGTAaatctacaatcatgtcgtAGGAAACATGTTGCCATGGCCTGGATGGAAGTTCGAGTGGCTGTGGGGGAATGGAGGCGTACTTTGGTTTTCGGATCCGTTGGCAAGTCtcacaggagtccacgtGCCAATATGTATCTGCTCGGAtgcctggccaatagtagttgcGTGAAACTAGTTCTAGGGTACGCTGCCTGCCAGGGTGCCCTGCCAGGGGACTATCGTGGAATATCCGCAGGAGATCCGTCCTTAGAGAGCCTACATCAGGGACCACAATACGTCCTTGATAGAACAATAGACCTGCTTCCATCTCGTAGTCCTtaaatgcgcgtttgataGAAGGTGGGGCTTT
Encoded proteins:
- a CDS encoding Transposon Tf2-12 polyprotein; the encoded protein is MKKFVNSYVSHCETCIRSKPTNQAPVGLLKPLQIPEQPWEDIAYDTIVGLPVSEGFDAILTVIDWFLKMVHFIPTQSTSSAIDIANLFITYIWKLHGLPRSTVSDRGLTFNAKFIQHLYQRLDIKPTFSTAYHPQTDGQTECIQREAEIFLCMFGNHCQSNWVSLLPLAEFALNNLKQTSNGKSPFQICYGYNPRFSVGQKSEEMVPNADEHAEFLEKGSDEVKAALSLSQERMKYFYDQRHREEEEIQVGDKGWLSH